In a single window of the Candidatus Rokuibacteriota bacterium genome:
- a CDS encoding aldolase/citrate lyase family protein, with protein MRPNKLRELLRAGQPTLGTHIHSAWPATIELAGHSGMFDYIEFAGEYAPYDLFALENLARAVDIFPHMSAMMKIEQQPRTYVAVRAIGSGIQNVLFADPRTPADVAECVRAVRAEAPGHGGIHGVGMRRDVGYVVDVGSPAFVQALDDAVVAIMIEKASAVDDLEALLAVKGVDMVQFGPADYSMSVGLAGQWEHPKVVEAERRMIRTSLALGIAPRVEISRPDQAKPYLDLGVRHFCMGWDVEILFEWFKREGETMRNILGGR; from the coding sequence TGGCCCGCCACCATCGAGCTGGCCGGACACTCCGGCATGTTCGACTACATCGAGTTCGCCGGCGAGTACGCGCCCTACGACCTCTTCGCGCTCGAGAACCTGGCCCGCGCGGTAGACATCTTCCCCCACATGTCGGCCATGATGAAGATCGAGCAGCAGCCGCGCACATACGTGGCCGTCCGCGCCATCGGCTCGGGGATCCAGAACGTGCTGTTCGCCGATCCACGCACGCCGGCCGACGTCGCCGAGTGCGTGCGGGCGGTACGGGCCGAGGCGCCGGGGCACGGCGGCATCCACGGCGTCGGGATGCGGCGAGACGTCGGCTACGTGGTGGACGTGGGCTCACCGGCCTTCGTCCAGGCTCTCGACGACGCCGTGGTCGCCATCATGATCGAGAAGGCGTCGGCTGTGGACGATCTGGAGGCCTTGCTCGCGGTCAAGGGCGTGGACATGGTCCAGTTCGGGCCGGCGGACTATTCCATGAGCGTGGGGCTGGCGGGGCAGTGGGAGCACCCGAAGGTGGTGGAGGCCGAGCGCCGTATGATCAGGACCTCGCTCGCTCTCGGCATCGCCCCGCGGGTCGAGATCAGCCGCCCCGACCAGGCCAAGCCCTACCTCGACCTGGGCGTCCGCCACTTCTGCATGGGCTGGGACGTCGAGATCCTCTTCGAGTGGTTCAAGCGCGAAGGAGAGACCATGCGCAACATTCTGGGGGGCCGCTAG